The Bradyrhizobium sp. WSM471 genome includes the window GGCGCTTGGCGCCTCCAGCGCGAAGGCCGCGACGGACGCCGGCACGGGCAACAAGCTGAAGGTGGTGTATCATTTGAGCGATGCCGAGAAGGTCAACTTCGTGCTCGGCAACATCCAGAACCACATCGAGGGCGTCGGCGGCCCGGACCATGTGACGATCGCGCTGGTGATCCACGGGCCGGCGCTGAAGGCGTTTCATTCGGCGCAGGCCAATCCTGACATCAGCAAGCGCGTCGGCGATTTCTCCAAGGACGGCGTCGAGCTCGCCGCCTGCGGCAACACGATGAAGGCGCAAAACGTCACGCTCGCGGATCTCCTGCCGGGCTTCGTCAGCGCGGAGAAGGGCGGTGTGGTCCGTTTGGCCGAGCTCCAGTCGCAGGGCTATCTCTATCTGCGGCCGTAGGGGCGCGGGAGGCGCCGCTACATCGTCCGTCATTGCGAGCGCAGCGAAGCAATCCAGTCCCTCCACGGAGGCAGACTGGATTGCTTCGTCGCAAGGGCTCCTCGCAATGACGGCGGAGCGGGTTGCGCGAGCGAGTACCACACGCTCGCAACGCGCTTGACACATCCATAACTCCACGGTTATGAATATATCCATAACTTACAGGTTATGGATTGCATGCCCGCCGCCGCTCACGATCTTCTGTTCAGGACGCTCGCCGACCCCACCCGTCGGGCGATCTTCGAGCGATTGTGCCGCGAGGGCGAACAGACGGTCGGGGCTCTGACGGCACTGTCGGGTGTGTCTCAGCCCGCGGTCTCAAAACATCTCGGCGCGTTGAAGCAGGCTGGCCTCGTGCGCGACCGGCATCAAGGGCGGCAGACGCATTACAGCGCCCAGCCCGGCGCGCTCAATCCGCTGATCGACTGGACCAGCCAGATGGCCGGATTCTGGCAAAGCCGGCTCGACGCGCTCGACGATCTCCTGAAGAGGATGGACCAATGAACGAATCCGCGACCGAAACCCGTTCCGTCGTCATCGAGCGCGAATTTGCCTTTCCGGCAGAGCGGATCTGGCGCGCGCTGACGCAGCCGCATCTGATCGAGGAATGGCTGATGAAGAACGATTTCAAGCCGACCGTGGGCCACCGCTTCAACCTTCACGGCGAGTGGGGCGGCGTACTGGACTGCGAGGTCCTCACCATCGAGCCGCAGAAGACGCTCGCCTACACCTGGAATTTCTCGCACGACGACGCAGCTTTCGACCTCAAGAGCGTCGTGACCTTCACGCTGACTCCGACGGGCGCCGGCACGCATCTGCGTGTCGAGCAAGCGGGCTTCAGCCCGACGCAGAAGCAGGCTTTCGGCGGCGCGCACGCCGGCTGGAAGCAGTTTCTCGCCAAGCTGGACGAACTGCTGGCAAGGGCAGACTAGCGGCCGCCGGCCTTCATTCGATCATCTCAAGAGGAGGTTTCATTGACCGGAAACATGTGGGTTCGGCAGATCCATCGCTGGCTGTCGATCGCTTTCACGCTTGCCGTCATCGCCAACATCGTCGCCCTGACGCTGCAAGTCCAGGCGACGTGGATCGGCTTGCTCGCCTTCGTCCCATTGATCCCGTTGCTTGCGACCGGGCTCTACATGGTCGCGCTGCCATATCTCGGCCGCGGCCGCGGCGCCCGACAAGAGGCGTGAACATGAAGAAGGCTGTGACCGCGAAAACCAGCAGCGCGACGAAGACGGATGGCGCTTCGCCATCCAGGATGATCGACGGCAGGATCAAGGAGCTCGGTGACTGGCGCGGCGACATGCTCGGGCGAATCCGCGGCCTCATCAAAGAGGCCGACCCTGATGTCGTCGAGGAATGGAAATGGCGCGGCGTTCCGGTGTGGGAGCACGACGGCATCATCTGTACCGGCGAGACCTACAAGGCCGTGGTGAAGATGACCTTTGCCAAGGGCGCGGCGCTGGACGATCCGGCGGGCCTGTTCAATTCCAGCCTCGACGGCAACGTGCGGCGCGCGATCGATATTCGCGAAGGTGAGAAGATCAACGAGAAGGCGTTGAAGGCGCTGATCCGCGCAGCGGTGGAGCTGAACGCGTCCAAAGCCAAGAAGAAGCCGGAGAAGAAGCGATCGACTTAGAGCACTTGAGTCGAGATGAATTCTCGGCGGCGGCCAGAGCAGGCGCCTCGTCCTTCGAGACGACCGCTCCGCGGTCTCCTCAGGATGAGGCTAGGCAGCGTCCCTATCTGTCGAAATTGCAGCCGCAGACTCCGTCCTCATCCTGAGGGCCCGCCAAAGGCGGGCGTCTCGAAGGATGGACAGCGGGCGAGCTGTCCGCCACATCGAAGCTCCAGGCGTGACGTCAGCGTCAGGCCACCGCCGAGATCGGGCGCGGGCTCACGACGTATTCGCGCAGCACCTTGTCGTTGGCGTCGACCTCGATCAGTGCGACGTCGTAGGTCCAGAGATCGGCCAGATGCTGGAGCACGCGCTTGGCGTCGGTCTCGTTGAGCTGCGCGCCCTTGATGACATGGTGATGCAGGATCAGCCGCCGGTCCCCGGAGAGATCGACGTCGACCACCTCGATATTCGCGTCGATGTAGCCGACATCGTGCTGCCGTGCCAACTCGCGCCGGACGCGGCGGAAGCCGCGCTCGTCGTGAATGGCGTCGACCCGGATGCCGGCGCGTTCCTCGGGATCATCGTGCAAGTGGAACATGCGGAGGTGCCGCATCAGCTTCGGACTCAGGAACTGGGCGATAAAACTCTCGTCGCGGTAGTTGGCCCAGACGTCGCGCAGCACGCCCATCACGTCGTTCTTGCCGGCGATGTCCGGGAACCACTCGCGGTCCTCGTCTTCCGGCCGGGTGACGATGCGCTCGATGTCCTGCATCATGGCGAAGCCGAGCGCATAGGGATTAAAGCCGGAAAAGCGCTGGTCGTCGAATTCGGGCTGGAACACGACGTTGGTGTGCGACTGCAGGAATTCGAGGAAATTGCCGTCGCTGATGCGGCCCTGCTGATGCAGCTTGGTCATGATGCGATAGTGGACGTAGGTCGCCGTCCCCTCGTTCATCACCTTGGTCTGGCTCTGCGGATAGAAATATTGCGCGATGTGGCGGACGATGCGCAACAGCTCGCGCTGCCAGGGCGCCAGCCGCGGCGCGCTCTTCTCCAGGAAATACAGCAGGTTTTCTTGCGGCAGGCCGAGCAGCTTGCGGCGGCGTTCGATGCTGAGCGCGGACCGGGTCTTGCTCTTTCCCGCCGGCACGGTGCGCCAGAGGTCGTTGAAGACCTCCTCCTCGTGCTGGCGGCGGCGCCCTGCCCGCTTCTCTTCGGCGCGGAGGTCGAGCTTCTTCTTGCCGGGATAGCGATCGATCCCGTGCGACATCAGCGCATGCGCGGCATCGAGGGTGCGCTCGACCTCGACCCGGCCGTAGCGATCCTCGCATTGCATGACGTAGTTCTTGGCGAAATCCAGATAATCCAGGATGCCGTCGGCGTCGGTCCACTGCTTGAACAGATAGTTGTTCTTGAAGAAATGATTGTGCCCGAAGGCGGCGTGCGCGATCACCAGGGTCTGCATCGTCGCCGTGTTCTCCTCCATCAGGTAGGAGATGCAGGGCGAGGAGTTGATCACGATCTCATAGGCAAGACCCATGAGGCCCTTGCGGTATGAGGCCTCGTGATACGCGAAGTGTTTTCCGAACGACCAGTGCTTGTAGAACAGCGGCATGCCGACGGACGAATAGGCGTCCAGCATCTGCTCGGCGGTGATCACCTCGATCTGGTTCGGATAGACGTCGAGCCCGAGATCTTTCGTCGCCACCTCCTCGCAGGCATCCGTGATGCGCTGCAAGGTGTGAAAATCCCAATCGGCGCCTTCGAACAAGCGTTCCGTCATGGAGCGGCTTTCTCCTGGGCAGTGTCGCGGCGCTGAAACAGATCGTGGAACACCGGAAAAATCTCGCTGCGCTCGCTGACCTTGCGCATCGAGAGCGGTGCGCCGCTGTTGCGCAGGCGCTCGTAGAGGGTCCAGAGCGAGGAGTCGGACAGATCGAAGGCGCTGCCGCCGGACTCGCCGACCTCGAGATATGCGAAGAACTGGCAGACCGGCAGGATCTTGTCGGTGAGCAGCATGCCCGCGAGCTCGCCGTCGGAATAGGAATTGTCGCCGTCGGATGCCTGCGCAGCGTAGATATTCCAGTCCGACGGGCTGAAGCGTTCGCGCACGATCTCGTGCATCGCCTGCAGGGCGCTGGAGACCAGCGTGCCGCCGGAAGCCGGGCCATAGAAGAAGGTCTGCTCGTCCACCTCCTCGGCGCGATCGGTATGGCGGATGAAGACGATGTCGACATGCTTGTAGCGGCGCTTCAGGAATACGTAGAGCAGCATGTAGAAGCGCTTGGCGAGATCCTTCATGTGCTCGGACATCGAGCCCGACACGTCCATCAGGCAGAACATCACGGCCTGGGCAACGGGCTTGGGCACCGTCTCGAAGCGCCGGTAGCGGATGTCGAGCGGATCGATGAAGGGAATACGCTTGGACTTCGCCTTCAATTTCTCGAGCTGGGCCATCAGCACCAGACGCTCGTCCTCATCCGCGCATGCGGCGATGGCGGATTCCAGCTCCTCGATCTCCTCCTTGCTGGGACGCTTGAGCGCGATACGGCGCGCCATTGCGCGCCGAACCGTCCGGCTCACCGAGATGTTGGATGGCGAGCCCGACGTGGTGTAGCCGGCGCGCTGGATGCCCTCGCTCTCGGTCTGCGCGATCTTGCGCTTGGCGAGATCGGGAAGTTCGAGATCGTCAAGGAAGAGATCGACGAATTCGTCGCGGCTCAGCACGAAGCGGAAGGCGTCCTCGCTGTCGCCTTCGCCCGGACCGGAATCCTTGGCGCTGCCCTGGCCGGAGCGCTGGAGATAGTCGCCCTCGATGAACTTCTTGTTCCCGGGCAGCACCATGTCCCGCGTTCCGCCGTCGCGGCGGAACCGCGGCTCGTGCATGCCGTCGAGCGGAATGGTGACCTCGCCACCCTCCAGGACGTCCTTGATGTCGCGTTCCTGCGAGGTCTTCTTGACGGCGCCCTGCACCAGGGATTTGGCCCGACGCAAGAACCGCTGCCGGTTCTCGAGACTCTTGCCGCCTGGGTTCAGGCGCCTGTCAATAATGTGAATCGGCACTTTTCCATCCGCCTCAACCGGCCTGCTTCACGCGCATGTACCATTCGACGAGCCGGCGAACCTGACGCTCGGTGTAGCCGCGCTCCACCATGCGTGCGACGAACTCGCCGTGCTTCTTCTCCGTCTCGCCGTCCTTCTTCGACCCGAAGGAGATGACCGGAAGCAGGTCCTCGACCTGGGAGAATATCCGCTTTTCGATCACATCGCGAATCTTCTCGTAGGAGATCCAGGTCGGATTCTTGCCGCCGTTCTGGGCGCGCGACCGTAACGAGAATTTGACCACCTCGTTGCGGAAATCCTTGGGGTTGGCGATGCCCGCCGGCTTCTCGATCTTGGTCAATTCCTGGTTCAAGAGTTCGCGATCAAGCAGCTGGCCGGTGTCGGCGTCCTTGAAATCCTGGTCCTCGATCCAGGCATCGGCGTAGTCGACGTAGCGGTCGAACAGGTTCTGGCCGTAATCCGAGTAGGATTCGAGATAAGCCTTCTGGATCTCGTTGCCGATGAACTCGGCATAACGCGGTGCAAGGTCGGCCTTGATGAATTCGAGGTAGCGCTTCTCGACTTCCTCGGGCAGCTGCTCGCGCTTGATCGATTGCTCCAGCGCGTACATCAGATGAACGGCGTCGGCGGCGACTTCCTGCGGATCGTGGTTGAAGGTCGCAGCCAGGATCTTGAAGGCAAAGCGGGTGGACACACCGTCCATGCCCTCGTCGACGCCGGCGGCATCGCGATACTCCTGGACGCTGCGCGCCTTCGGATCGGTCTCCTTCAGGCTCTCGCCGTCGTAGACCCTCATCTTGGCGTAGGTCGTGGAATTTTCGTGCTTGCGCAGGCGCGACATCACCGAGAACCGCGCCAGCGTTTCCAGCGTCGCGGGCGCGCAAGGCGCGGCCGCGAGCTCGGATCCCTGGATCAGCTTCTCGTAGATCTTCTGCTCCTCCGTGATCCGCAGGCAGTACGGCACCTTGATCACGCAGATACGGTCGATGAAGGCCTCGTTGTTCTTGTTGGCCTTGAAGCTCGACCACTCCGCTTCGTTGGAGTGCGCGAGGATGACGCCGGTGAACGGGATCGCGCCGATGTTCTCGGTGCCGATGTAGTTGCCTTCCTGCGTCGCGGTGAGCAGCGGGTGCAGCATCTTGATCGGCGCCTTGAACATCTCGACGAACTCGAGCACGCCCTGGTTGGCGCGGTTGAGGCCGCCGGAATAGCTGTAGGCGTCGGGATCGTTCTGCGCGTAGGTTTCGAGCTTGCGGATGTCGACCTTGCCGACCAGCGAGGAGATGTCCTGGTTGTTCTCGTCACCCGGCTCGGTCTTGGCGATCCCGATCTGGCGCAGCCGCGACGGCTGGATTTTTGCGACCCGAAACTGGGAAATGTCGCCGCCGAAGGCTTCCAGCCGCTTGTAGCACCACGGGCTCATCAGGCCGGTGAGACGGCGGCGCGGAATGCCGTATTTCTCTTCCAGCATCGGTCCGAGCTGATCCGGATCGAACAGGCTGAGCGGGCTTTCGAACACGGGCGAGAGCTCGTCGCCGGCCTTGAGCACGTAGATCGGGTGCACTTCCATCAGCGACTTGAGCCGCTCGGCGAGCGAGGATTTGCCGCCGCCGACCGGACCGAGCAGATACAGGATCTGCTTGCGCTCTTCGAGGCCCTGCGCCGCGTGACGGAAGAAACCGACGATGCGCTCGATGGTTTCTTCCATGCCGTAGAAGCCGGCGAAGGCCGGATAGGTGCGGATCGTGCGGTTCAAAAAAATACGGCCAAGGCGTGGGTCCTTGGCCGTGTCAATCGTCTGGGGCTCACCGATCGCTGCTAGCAGTCGTTCGGCCGCGTTCGCATATTTCATGGGATCGCTTCGACACGATTCCAGATATTCCGCCATCGACATGTCGTGTTGGCTTCTCGCCTCGAACGACTTAGCGAAAGCGTTGAATAGAGAATCGTTGTACATGATCCCTCTCCGCGTGAGTTCCGCTACACAATTGAACGAAAGCAGCGACCGGACCGTTCCTTAGCGCCACTCTCGAATCAGCGTGAGCACATGACGATCATTCGACACCCGGGCGCCTTCTCGGCGCAACGCACAACGTAGGCACAGGGTGAGTTACGAACAGGCACCTGCCTGATATTTGAGCGAATCTTTGTCTATATTGGCTCATTTCCAGAAAATGTCACTCGCTCGCAACATCCGGGCATTACCGGGGATGCGTTCATCCGGCGCCGCATCATAGCCGTCTGCGAACGGCGATCTTATGACGCTTGTACGGCGAAGCCTTGGGTGCCGCGTTCATCTTCCTGCTGCAATGCGGTGCGCGGACCGCCGGCGGCCTGACAGTCGCGGCAAGCGCGCAGCAGTGTATCAAAATCGGTCGCCAGGCCGTCCGACCGGATGACGATGCGATCGTCCGTCACACCGCGGGCCAAGCCGCGGATGCTGCAGAGCTGCCTCTGCAAGGCCGGCGTCGGCGTCAGCACGATCACCTTGCGCCCGCGGCGTTCTTCAGCCGAAATCTCCGCGATCGAGTCCCACAGCAGAAATTCATTGCCGATGCGGAGGTCGCGAATGCCGTAGGTGGTGACGATCACCACCGATCCCCGCTCGGCGGGGAGCATCCAGATCAGCCGACCGGTCATCACGGCGAACGCCACCACGCCGGCATAGCCGACCATCGTGCCGTAGTCGCCAAGAGCGTTCCACCAGCCCAAGGCGAGCGTTGCGCTGAGCAGCGTCATGGCGAAGCCCGCTACGACCAGCAGCCGCAGTCGGGTCGTACATGGACCGATTTCGAGATCGTGGGACGCATCGACGCATCCGGTCGACGTGACCGATTTGAGTCTGTCCGTGACAGCGAGCGCCGGACGGTCATGATGTGCTTGCATGCCTTCCCCCAGCATGGCCATTCGCGACCGAGCCACAATGCATCAGGCGGACCGGAATCCGCTGATGAGTACTCCGCGCAGCCACGAGCGGCGAGGCGAGGCAGCTGGCGTTACACAAGGAGGCCCGGCCGATTCCTCACGGCCAATGACCTTTTACGCAACTTGGCTCCCTCTACGCGGATCGCCATGACCGCGACGGAGTTACACTGGAGGATATGACGCTCATACCCTTGATTGGTTCCCTCAAGGAAGCATGTAAGCTAGAGGATAGCGCGTCAGGACCGGCGCGGAAACCCCTCGCCCGCAGGCTTGGAGATAAATTAGCATCATGAATCCCGTCAAAGAACTGGAAAAGCACGGACAAGCCGTCTGGCTGGACTTCCTGGCCCGTGGCTTCATCGCCAAGGGCGACCTGAAGCGGCTGATCGACACCGACGGCGTCAAGGGCGTCACCTCCAACCCCTCGATCTTCGAGAAAGCGATCGGCAGCTCGGACGAGTACGACGCGCCGATCGGCAAGGCGTTGAAGCGCGGCGATCGGTCGGTCGCCGACCTGTTCGAGGCCGTCGCGGTCGAGGACATCCAGAACGCCGCCGACGTGCTGCGCCCGGTCTACGACCGCCTCAAGGGCGGCGACGGCTATGTCAGCCTGGAAGTCTCGCCTTATCTGGCGATGGACACCGCCGGCACGGTCACCGAGGCGCGGCGGCTCTGGAAGGACGTCAACCGCAAGAACCTGATGGTGAAGGTGCCGGCCACGCCGGAGGGCCTGCCGGCGATCGAGACCCTGATCGGCGACGGCATCAGCATCAACATCACGCTGTTGTTCTCCAGGGACGTCTATCTGCAAGTCGCCGAGGCCTATCTCGCCGGTCTGGAGAAATACGTCGCAGGTGGCGGCGACCCCTCGCACGTGGCGAGCGTGGCGAGCTTTTTCGTCAGCCGCATCGACTCGGTGGTCGACAAGCAGCTCGACGAGAAAATCGCCCGCGCCAACGATCCGAGCGAAAAGGAACGGCTCGCCGCGCTGAAGGGCAAGGTCGCGATCGCCAATGCGAAGGTCGCCTACCAGGATTACAAGCGCCTGTTCTCGGGTCCCCGCTGGGACAAGCTCGCGGCCAAGGGCGCCAAACCGCAGCGCATGCTGTGGGCCTCGACCGGCACCAAGAACAAGGATTACAGCGACGTTCTCTATGTCGAGGAATTGATCGGTCCCGACACCATCAACACCGTGCCGCCGGCGACGCTGGATGCGTTCCGCGACCACGGCACGCCGCGCGACAGCCTGGAAGAGAATGTCGACGACGCCAGGCGCGTGCTGGAAGAACTGGAACGCTCCGGCGTCTCGCTCGACGCCATCACCGAGGAGCTCGTCAAGGACGGCGTCAAGCAGTTTGCCGACGCCGCCGACAAGCTCTATGGCGCGGTCGCGCACAAGCGCGCCACCGTGCTCGGGCCCGCGATCGACCGCCAGCTGCTCTCGCTCGGCGACGGTCTCGGCAAGGCCGTGGCCAAAAGCACCGAGGAATGGCGCGCGTCGGCCAAGATCCGCCGGCTGTGGCAGCGCGACAAATCGGTCTGGACCGGCACCGACGAGGACAAATGGCTCGGCTGGCTCGACAGCGCCGCCAAGGCCGACGTGGCCGACTATGAGGACTATGCCAGTCGCGTGAAGGGCCAGAAATTCTCCGACGCCGTCGTGCTCGGCATGGGCGGATCAAGCCTCGGGCCGGAGGTGCTGGCCGAGACCTTCGGCAAGAAGCCCGGGTTCCCGAAGCTGCACGTGCTGGATTCCACCGATCCGGCCCAGGTGCGGGCGATGGAGGCCAGGATCGACATCGC containing:
- a CDS encoding SpoVR family protein — translated: MTERLFEGADWDFHTLQRITDACEEVATKDLGLDVYPNQIEVITAEQMLDAYSSVGMPLFYKHWSFGKHFAYHEASYRKGLMGLAYEIVINSSPCISYLMEENTATMQTLVIAHAAFGHNHFFKNNYLFKQWTDADGILDYLDFAKNYVMQCEDRYGRVEVERTLDAAHALMSHGIDRYPGKKKLDLRAEEKRAGRRRQHEEEVFNDLWRTVPAGKSKTRSALSIERRRKLLGLPQENLLYFLEKSAPRLAPWQRELLRIVRHIAQYFYPQSQTKVMNEGTATYVHYRIMTKLHQQGRISDGNFLEFLQSHTNVVFQPEFDDQRFSGFNPYALGFAMMQDIERIVTRPEDEDREWFPDIAGKNDVMGVLRDVWANYRDESFIAQFLSPKLMRHLRMFHLHDDPEERAGIRVDAIHDERGFRRVRRELARQHDVGYIDANIEVVDVDLSGDRRLILHHHVIKGAQLNETDAKRVLQHLADLWTYDVALIEVDANDKVLREYVVSPRPISAVA
- a CDS encoding SRPBCC domain-containing protein, producing the protein MNESATETRSVVIEREFAFPAERIWRALTQPHLIEEWLMKNDFKPTVGHRFNLHGEWGGVLDCEVLTIEPQKTLAYTWNFSHDDAAFDLKSVVTFTLTPTGAGTHLRVEQAGFSPTQKQAFGGAHAGWKQFLAKLDELLARAD
- a CDS encoding DUF1801 domain-containing protein — protein: MKKAVTAKTSSATKTDGASPSRMIDGRIKELGDWRGDMLGRIRGLIKEADPDVVEEWKWRGVPVWEHDGIICTGETYKAVVKMTFAKGAALDDPAGLFNSSLDGNVRRAIDIREGEKINEKALKALIRAAVELNASKAKKKPEKKRST
- a CDS encoding DsrE family protein, with amino-acid sequence MNRRNMLCSAVSGLGAALGASSAKAATDAGTGNKLKVVYHLSDAEKVNFVLGNIQNHIEGVGGPDHVTIALVIHGPALKAFHSAQANPDISKRVGDFSKDGVELAACGNTMKAQNVTLADLLPGFVSAEKGGVVRLAELQSQGYLYLRP
- a CDS encoding bifunctional transaldolase/phosoglucose isomerase: MNPVKELEKHGQAVWLDFLARGFIAKGDLKRLIDTDGVKGVTSNPSIFEKAIGSSDEYDAPIGKALKRGDRSVADLFEAVAVEDIQNAADVLRPVYDRLKGGDGYVSLEVSPYLAMDTAGTVTEARRLWKDVNRKNLMVKVPATPEGLPAIETLIGDGISINITLLFSRDVYLQVAEAYLAGLEKYVAGGGDPSHVASVASFFVSRIDSVVDKQLDEKIARANDPSEKERLAALKGKVAIANAKVAYQDYKRLFSGPRWDKLAAKGAKPQRMLWASTGTKNKDYSDVLYVEELIGPDTINTVPPATLDAFRDHGTPRDSLEENVDDARRVLEELERSGVSLDAITEELVKDGVKQFADAADKLYGAVAHKRATVLGPAIDRQLLSLGDGLGKAVAKSTEEWRASAKIRRLWQRDKSVWTGTDEDKWLGWLDSAAKADVADYEDYASRVKGQKFSDAVVLGMGGSSLGPEVLAETFGKKPGFPKLHVLDSTDPAQVRAMEARIDIANTVFIVSSKSGGTTEPNAMKDYFHERVAQAVGSKVKTGHRFIAVTDPGSSLEKAAKTLNYARIFHGEPSIGGRYSVLSPFGLVPAATAGVDIKTFIKHALAMARSCGPDVPPSENPGVQLGLAMGHAALEGRDKVTILSSKKIADFGAWAEQLIAESTGKDGKGLIPIDGEPLGEPGVYGNDRLFIDIRIEGEADAAHDSQLAAIEAAGHPVVRIVMKSIDHLGQEFFRFEMATAVAGSILGINPFDQPDVEAAKIKTRELTASFEKTGALPAERPVVSTTEADLYTDETNAAALRAAGANGDLTSWLKAHLSRSNHGDYVALLGYIARDKATIDALQAMRLEVREKRHVATCAEFGPRFLHSTGQAYKGGPDSGVFLQITADDARDLPVPGQKASFGVIKAAQARGDFDVLTERGRRALRVHLKGGLKKGLAALNAALNDALN
- a CDS encoding YeaH/YhbH family protein, which encodes MHIIDRRLNPGGKSLENRQRFLRRAKSLVQGAVKKTSQERDIKDVLEGGEVTIPLDGMHEPRFRRDGGTRDMVLPGNKKFIEGDYLQRSGQGSAKDSGPGEGDSEDAFRFVLSRDEFVDLFLDDLELPDLAKRKIAQTESEGIQRAGYTTSGSPSNISVSRTVRRAMARRIALKRPSKEEIEELESAIAACADEDERLVLMAQLEKLKAKSKRIPFIDPLDIRYRRFETVPKPVAQAVMFCLMDVSGSMSEHMKDLAKRFYMLLYVFLKRRYKHVDIVFIRHTDRAEEVDEQTFFYGPASGGTLVSSALQAMHEIVRERFSPSDWNIYAAQASDGDNSYSDGELAGMLLTDKILPVCQFFAYLEVGESGGSAFDLSDSSLWTLYERLRNSGAPLSMRKVSERSEIFPVFHDLFQRRDTAQEKAAP
- a CDS encoding helix-turn-helix transcriptional regulator yields the protein MPAAAHDLLFRTLADPTRRAIFERLCREGEQTVGALTALSGVSQPAVSKHLGALKQAGLVRDRHQGRQTHYSAQPGALNPLIDWTSQMAGFWQSRLDALDDLLKRMDQ
- a CDS encoding PrkA family serine protein kinase translates to MYNDSLFNAFAKSFEARSQHDMSMAEYLESCRSDPMKYANAAERLLAAIGEPQTIDTAKDPRLGRIFLNRTIRTYPAFAGFYGMEETIERIVGFFRHAAQGLEERKQILYLLGPVGGGKSSLAERLKSLMEVHPIYVLKAGDELSPVFESPLSLFDPDQLGPMLEEKYGIPRRRLTGLMSPWCYKRLEAFGGDISQFRVAKIQPSRLRQIGIAKTEPGDENNQDISSLVGKVDIRKLETYAQNDPDAYSYSGGLNRANQGVLEFVEMFKAPIKMLHPLLTATQEGNYIGTENIGAIPFTGVILAHSNEAEWSSFKANKNNEAFIDRICVIKVPYCLRITEEQKIYEKLIQGSELAAAPCAPATLETLARFSVMSRLRKHENSTTYAKMRVYDGESLKETDPKARSVQEYRDAAGVDEGMDGVSTRFAFKILAATFNHDPQEVAADAVHLMYALEQSIKREQLPEEVEKRYLEFIKADLAPRYAEFIGNEIQKAYLESYSDYGQNLFDRYVDYADAWIEDQDFKDADTGQLLDRELLNQELTKIEKPAGIANPKDFRNEVVKFSLRSRAQNGGKNPTWISYEKIRDVIEKRIFSQVEDLLPVISFGSKKDGETEKKHGEFVARMVERGYTERQVRRLVEWYMRVKQAG